In Lactococcus garvieae subsp. garvieae, the following proteins share a genomic window:
- a CDS encoding alpha/beta fold hydrolase, with translation MPFYTTNDGVQINYHSYGAAENQAIVFINGYSASEVTWAFQVDYFVAAGYRVVTYDHRSHGQSQEVDYGMTLHRLATDLEELMNALKLYRPVLVGHSMGAATIMAYEELFTDGKLAAIVTEDQAPTFMKSPDWLDGQTGKTLGELSDFIKDFPRTKLTHRQLTDQVKRVLGKGMLPFNFQKHQALLQNVITQDWRQNLTRETVPHLFFAGGCSPIFPPEHAQAARNLQHNAQSEVSIFADCGHILHVENIEAFNQKLLNFIQKVQ, from the coding sequence ATGCCTTTTTATACAACAAACGATGGAGTTCAGATAAATTACCATAGCTATGGAGCAGCAGAAAATCAAGCAATAGTTTTTATTAACGGCTATTCGGCGAGTGAAGTTACTTGGGCTTTTCAAGTCGATTATTTTGTTGCTGCAGGTTATCGCGTCGTCACTTATGATCACCGGAGTCATGGACAAAGCCAAGAAGTCGATTATGGGATGACCTTACATCGTCTGGCGACGGATTTGGAAGAGTTGATGAATGCCCTGAAACTTTATCGACCAGTATTGGTTGGACACTCGATGGGAGCAGCGACTATTATGGCATATGAAGAGCTTTTTACGGACGGAAAGTTAGCGGCCATCGTAACAGAGGATCAAGCACCTACATTTATGAAATCGCCCGATTGGTTAGATGGGCAAACAGGTAAAACACTTGGTGAATTATCTGATTTTATTAAAGATTTTCCACGCACAAAATTAACCCATCGACAATTGACAGATCAAGTGAAACGTGTGTTGGGTAAAGGGATGTTACCCTTTAATTTTCAAAAGCATCAAGCCCTGCTTCAAAATGTGATTACGCAAGATTGGCGTCAGAATCTTACGCGTGAAACGGTTCCACATTTATTCTTTGCCGGTGGGTGTTCGCCTATTTTTCCGCCAGAGCATGCTCAGGCAGCACGTAACTTGCAACATAATGCGCAATCAGAGGTGAGTATTTTTGCAGATTGTGGACACATTCTTCATGTAGAAAATATTGAGGCTTTTAACCAAAAACTCCTTAATTTCATTCAAAAAGTCCAATAA
- a CDS encoding YibE/F family protein: MIKFFLKKIILPCLVAVAAFVIVDHNARFYHEPLGIIEEVKTVEKTALSDNFNNKDTEVQQSLKVRLLNTSQKNQILNLKNVSNQSQLTGQLYRKNQKILLRESAGTMQIVGQKRDALIVSLAVLFIGLTLSFIRWRATLFLTLSLLLNLFYFVLALAFDIHFTSVNALITFSCLAFVFAISSLGFVLGFTRQMLFTLLTTVLTSLLTFLLTFSVLRLTGNSGIHFEMMSYVTQNPILFFFVGAIISVLGAIMDGTGDIVAGLFGLYRQNQLNEINMSQKDYIKSGMEIGKEIIGTLTNVLFMIFMAETIPMTLLLLRNGNTWNYIAGTALNLGLLQTIISAIGIVLAVPITAVVTSFGLRKEAINE, from the coding sequence ATGATTAAATTCTTTCTGAAAAAAATTATTCTGCCCTGCTTGGTTGCAGTGGCAGCTTTTGTTATCGTCGATCACAATGCACGATTTTATCATGAACCTTTAGGGATTATTGAAGAAGTAAAAACTGTGGAAAAGACAGCTTTAAGTGATAACTTCAATAATAAGGATACAGAAGTACAACAATCTCTTAAAGTTAGACTGCTCAATACTTCGCAAAAAAATCAGATTTTAAATCTAAAAAATGTCTCCAATCAGTCGCAACTTACGGGTCAGCTTTATCGTAAAAATCAAAAGATTTTATTGCGTGAAAGTGCGGGTACGATGCAGATTGTGGGGCAGAAGCGAGATGCATTGATTGTGAGTTTAGCTGTTCTTTTTATCGGGCTAACCTTGAGCTTTATTCGATGGCGTGCAACACTCTTCCTTACATTATCCTTGCTGCTTAACCTCTTTTACTTTGTCCTAGCACTGGCTTTTGATATTCATTTTACCTCTGTAAATGCGCTTATCACTTTCTCTTGCTTAGCATTCGTCTTTGCAATCAGTTCTTTAGGTTTTGTTTTAGGCTTTACGCGGCAAATGTTATTTACTCTACTGACCACAGTTCTCACTAGTCTTTTGACATTTCTGCTGACCTTTTCTGTTTTGAGACTTACAGGAAATTCAGGTATTCATTTTGAAATGATGAGTTATGTGACTCAAAATCCGATTTTATTCTTTTTCGTAGGTGCAATCATCAGTGTTTTAGGTGCAATCATGGACGGTACAGGGGACATTGTTGCTGGTTTATTTGGGCTTTATCGTCAAAACCAGCTTAATGAAATAAATATGTCTCAAAAAGACTATATTAAGTCCGGCATGGAAATTGGAAAAGAAATTATTGGGACCTTGACAAATGTGCTCTTTATGATCTTCATGGCAGAAACGATTCCTATGACTTTGCTTTTATTAAGAAATGGGAATACATGGAATTATATTGCAGGAACTGCCCTTAACCTTGGACTTTTACAAACCATTATCTCTGCGATTGGGATCGTACTTGCAGTGCCGATTACGGCTGTAGTGACAAGTTTTGGACTAAGAAAGGAAGCAATAAATGAATAG
- a CDS encoding ribose-phosphate diphosphokinase, giving the protein MSYSNLKLFALSSNQKLAHKVAKEIGIQVGKSRVLTYNDGEVEVKIDESIRGEHVFILQSTSAPVNENLMELLIMMDALKRASAASINVVMPYYGYARQDRKARAREPITSKLVANMLQIAGADRLITFDLHAAQIQGFFNIPVDHLMGSPLIADYFRRHGFANGDDLVIVSPDHGGVGRARKLAAFLKAPIAIIDKRRPRANVAEIMNIIGDVKGKKCILIDDMIDTAGTITLAANALKELGATEVYASCTHAVLSGPAIERIESSGINKLVVLDTIEIPDERRSDKIVEISIAPLLADAIIRIHEKRPLSPLFELHIPTEN; this is encoded by the coding sequence ATGTCGTATTCAAATTTGAAGTTATTTGCACTTTCATCTAACCAAAAGTTGGCTCATAAAGTCGCAAAAGAAATTGGTATCCAAGTTGGAAAATCACGCGTGCTCACTTATAATGATGGTGAAGTCGAAGTTAAAATCGATGAAAGTATTCGTGGAGAACACGTCTTTATCCTCCAATCAACAAGTGCTCCTGTTAATGAAAACTTAATGGAACTGTTGATCATGATGGATGCCCTCAAACGTGCCAGTGCTGCCTCAATCAATGTGGTAATGCCTTACTATGGTTATGCCCGTCAAGACCGTAAAGCACGTGCACGCGAACCAATTACATCAAAATTGGTCGCTAACATGCTTCAAATTGCTGGTGCAGACCGCTTGATTACTTTTGATTTACATGCTGCTCAGATTCAAGGCTTCTTCAATATTCCTGTGGATCACCTTATGGGCTCACCATTGATTGCTGATTACTTCCGTCGTCACGGCTTTGCTAATGGCGATGATTTAGTCATTGTTTCTCCTGACCACGGTGGTGTAGGTCGTGCGCGTAAGTTAGCTGCTTTCTTGAAAGCACCAATCGCAATCATTGATAAACGTCGTCCACGTGCCAACGTTGCTGAAATCATGAATATTATCGGTGATGTTAAAGGGAAGAAATGTATCTTGATTGATGACATGATTGATACAGCTGGTACAATTACTTTGGCTGCAAATGCTTTGAAAGAACTTGGCGCAACTGAAGTTTATGCTTCATGTACACATGCTGTTTTATCAGGTCCAGCTATTGAACGTATCGAAAGTTCAGGAATTAATAAGTTGGTAGTTTTGGATACTATTGAAATACCAGATGAACGTCGCAGTGATAAGATTGTTGAGATTTCAATCGCACCATTACTTGCTGATGCTATCATCCGTATTCATGAGAAACGTCCATTGTCACCACTTTTCGAATTACATATTCCTACTGAAAATTAA
- the ftsY gene encoding signal recognition particle-docking protein FtsY — protein sequence MGLFDRLFGKKKETEEVSEEVVEVKEQPEVEAEEIVDDGAETDEQVQNEPGEEVLTETMPEVVAEFAKEPSAAETEEKEEFQEESEILEDEIEEIEADEVEAIAPKEEVLEEPEVSVDSSVQEQETTNIEEKYDKSLEKTRKTFGQRFNAFLANFRSVDEEFFEELEETLIMSDVGVDLALEVTEELRNEAKLANAKSQEALRQLIVEKIVDKFEDEKVPSELNLHDDLTVFLFVGVNGVGKTTTIGKLAHRYKNEGKKVLLAAADTFRAGAIDQLVEWGKRSDVPVVTKPAGSDPASVVFDAVVKAKEENYDILLIDTAGRLQNKDNLMKELEKIGKIIKRELPAAPHEVILALDATTGQNAIQQAKEFSAVTPITGIALTKLDGSAKGGIVLSIVQSLKIPVKLVGLGEGINDLTDFDEEFFVRGLFKELI from the coding sequence ATGGGATTATTTGATCGTTTATTTGGTAAGAAAAAAGAAACTGAAGAGGTTTCTGAAGAAGTTGTTGAAGTAAAAGAACAGCCAGAAGTTGAAGCAGAGGAAATCGTCGATGATGGAGCAGAAACTGATGAACAGGTTCAAAATGAGCCAGGTGAAGAAGTTTTAACAGAAACGATGCCTGAAGTTGTAGCTGAATTTGCAAAAGAACCTTCAGCAGCAGAAACGGAAGAAAAAGAAGAATTCCAAGAAGAATCTGAAATCTTGGAAGATGAAATTGAAGAGATTGAAGCAGATGAAGTTGAAGCAATTGCTCCAAAAGAAGAAGTTCTAGAAGAGCCTGAAGTTTCAGTAGATTCATCCGTTCAAGAGCAAGAAACAACCAATATTGAAGAAAAATATGACAAGTCTTTAGAAAAAACTCGTAAGACTTTTGGTCAACGCTTTAATGCTTTTTTGGCTAACTTCCGTTCTGTGGATGAAGAGTTCTTTGAAGAGCTTGAAGAAACACTTATCATGTCAGATGTGGGTGTCGACTTAGCTTTAGAAGTTACAGAAGAGTTGCGAAACGAAGCTAAATTGGCAAATGCAAAATCACAAGAAGCATTACGTCAATTAATTGTTGAAAAAATCGTAGATAAGTTTGAGGATGAAAAAGTACCTTCTGAGTTAAATCTTCACGACGATCTTACAGTTTTCCTTTTTGTTGGTGTAAATGGTGTAGGTAAGACAACAACAATTGGTAAACTTGCGCATCGTTATAAAAACGAAGGAAAAAAAGTTCTTCTTGCGGCGGCAGATACTTTCCGTGCTGGTGCGATTGATCAACTTGTGGAATGGGGCAAACGCTCGGATGTTCCTGTCGTAACGAAACCAGCAGGTTCAGATCCAGCCAGTGTGGTGTTTGATGCTGTCGTAAAAGCAAAAGAAGAAAACTATGATATTCTTTTGATTGATACAGCGGGTCGTCTGCAAAACAAAGACAACTTGATGAAAGAACTAGAAAAGATAGGAAAAATCATCAAGCGTGAGCTGCCTGCTGCACCACATGAAGTGATTCTTGCTTTGGATGCCACAACAGGTCAAAATGCTATTCAACAAGCTAAAGAATTTAGCGCAGTAACACCGATTACGGGGATTGCTTTGACCAAGTTAGATGGTTCCGCAAAAGGGGGGATTGTCTTATCTATCGTTCAGAGCTTGAAAATTCCGGTAAAACTTGTCGGATTGGGCGAAGGGATTAATGACCTAACAGACTTTGATGAAGAATTCTTTGTACGTGGTTTATTTAAAGAGCTCATCTAG
- the leuS gene encoding leucine--tRNA ligase, translating to MEYKHIDIEAKWQKYWADNNTFRTGTDKNKPKFYALDMFPYPSGAGLHVGHPEGYTATDILSRYKRAQGYNVLHPMGWDAFGLPAEQYAIDTGNDPVEFTAKNIATFKRQINSLGFSYDWEREVNTTDPEFYKWTQWIFTKLYEKGLAYEAEVAVNWVEELGTAIANEEVLPDGTSERGGYPVVRKPMRQWMLKITAYAERLLNDLEDLDWPESIKEMQRNWIGKSVGADINFKVEGSDEEFTVFTTRPETLFGSTFAVLAPEHPLVEKITTAEQADAVEDYKHQASLKSDLARTDLAKDKTGVWTGAYAINPVSGKKMPIWIADYVLASYGHGAVMAVPGHDERDWEFAKVYDLEIVPVFDGGNVQEACHVEGGKIINSDFLNGMEKEAAIEKMVAYLEEKGIGSRKVTYRLRDWLFSRQRYWGEPIPIIHWEDGTTTAVPEEELPLVLPKTSNIKPSGTGESPLANLTDWLTVTREDGVKGRRETNTMPQWAGSSWYYLRYIDPKNSQAIADPELIKEWLPVDIYVGGAEHAVLHLLYARFWHKVLFDLGVVPTNEPFQKLFNQGMILGTSYRDSRGALVATDKVEKREGSYYNIETGEELEQAPAKMSKSLKNVVNPDDVVKRYGADTLRVYEMFMGPLDASIPWSEEGLEGARKFLDRVVRLLSNSTITEENDGSLDKVYNETVKNVTERLDHMLFNTAISQLMIFVNAANKAKTLPLEYAKGFVQLLAPFAPHLAEELWVELGNEAGISYVAWPSFDESKLVEDEIEIVVQINGKLKAKVMIEKDLPKDQLEKVALEAVEVEGNIVKVIAIPNKLVNIVVK from the coding sequence ATGGAATACAAACACATTGACATTGAAGCCAAGTGGCAAAAATACTGGGCCGACAATAACACTTTCCGTACAGGAACAGACAAAAACAAACCGAAATTTTATGCACTCGATATGTTTCCTTATCCATCAGGAGCAGGTCTTCACGTGGGGCACCCTGAGGGTTATACAGCAACAGATATTCTGAGCCGCTATAAACGTGCGCAAGGCTATAATGTCCTTCATCCAATGGGTTGGGATGCTTTTGGCTTACCTGCCGAGCAGTATGCAATCGATACAGGTAATGATCCTGTCGAATTTACAGCGAAAAATATTGCTACTTTTAAACGTCAAATCAACAGCCTCGGTTTCAGCTATGACTGGGAACGTGAAGTAAATACAACTGATCCAGAATTTTATAAATGGACACAGTGGATTTTTACGAAGCTGTATGAAAAAGGTTTGGCCTATGAAGCTGAAGTAGCTGTTAACTGGGTTGAAGAATTAGGAACAGCTATCGCCAATGAAGAAGTCCTCCCTGATGGGACTTCAGAGCGTGGCGGCTATCCAGTTGTACGTAAACCGATGCGTCAATGGATGCTGAAGATTACAGCCTATGCGGAGCGTTTGCTTAATGATTTGGAAGACCTGGACTGGCCAGAATCAATCAAAGAAATGCAACGTAACTGGATTGGTAAATCTGTCGGTGCGGACATCAACTTTAAAGTTGAGGGTAGCGATGAAGAATTTACAGTTTTCACAACGCGTCCTGAAACACTTTTTGGCTCAACATTTGCTGTTCTTGCACCAGAGCATCCATTAGTAGAAAAAATTACTACTGCTGAACAAGCTGATGCTGTAGAAGACTATAAACATCAAGCCAGCCTTAAGTCAGATTTGGCTCGTACAGACTTGGCAAAGGATAAAACAGGTGTTTGGACAGGTGCATACGCAATTAATCCAGTAAGTGGCAAGAAAATGCCTATCTGGATCGCTGATTACGTTCTTGCAAGCTACGGACATGGTGCAGTTATGGCTGTGCCTGGACATGATGAACGAGATTGGGAATTTGCTAAGGTTTATGACTTAGAAATCGTTCCTGTTTTTGATGGTGGAAATGTTCAAGAAGCCTGCCATGTAGAAGGCGGAAAAATTATAAATTCTGATTTCTTGAATGGTATGGAAAAAGAAGCAGCGATTGAAAAAATGGTTGCTTATCTGGAAGAAAAAGGTATTGGCTCTCGTAAAGTGACTTATCGTCTACGTGACTGGCTCTTTAGTCGTCAACGCTATTGGGGTGAACCAATTCCAATTATTCATTGGGAAGACGGTACAACGACTGCTGTTCCAGAAGAAGAGCTGCCCTTAGTATTGCCAAAGACTTCAAATATTAAACCATCAGGTACTGGTGAGTCGCCTCTGGCGAACTTAACAGACTGGTTGACTGTGACACGCGAAGATGGTGTAAAAGGACGTCGTGAAACAAACACAATGCCACAATGGGCAGGTTCGTCATGGTATTATTTGCGCTACATTGATCCTAAAAACAGTCAAGCTATTGCTGATCCAGAGCTTATTAAAGAATGGCTTCCTGTCGACATCTATGTCGGTGGAGCCGAACATGCAGTTCTTCACCTTCTCTATGCACGATTCTGGCATAAAGTTCTCTTTGACTTAGGTGTTGTTCCAACAAATGAACCTTTCCAAAAACTTTTCAACCAAGGAATGATCTTGGGTACTTCTTATCGTGACAGTCGTGGTGCTTTAGTTGCTACAGATAAGGTTGAAAAACGTGAGGGTTCTTATTACAATATTGAGACTGGTGAAGAGCTTGAGCAAGCACCAGCTAAAATGTCTAAATCATTGAAAAATGTTGTTAATCCAGATGATGTTGTTAAACGTTACGGCGCCGACACTTTACGTGTTTATGAAATGTTCATGGGACCTTTAGATGCAAGTATTCCTTGGTCAGAAGAAGGGCTGGAAGGAGCACGTAAATTCTTGGATCGTGTGGTCCGTTTGCTCAGCAACAGCACAATCACTGAAGAAAATGATGGTAGCCTAGATAAAGTTTATAATGAAACAGTTAAAAACGTTACCGAGCGTTTGGATCATATGTTGTTCAACACAGCGATTTCTCAATTGATGATCTTTGTAAACGCAGCAAATAAAGCCAAAACATTACCGCTTGAATACGCGAAAGGCTTTGTTCAACTTTTAGCTCCGTTTGCTCCTCACCTTGCAGAAGAACTTTGGGTTGAACTTGGTAACGAAGCAGGTATTTCTTATGTTGCCTGGCCATCATTTGATGAAAGCAAACTCGTTGAAGATGAAATAGAAATTGTTGTTCAAATCAACGGTAAGTTAAAAGCTAAAGTCATGATTGAAAAAGATTTGCCAAAAGATCAACTTGAAAAAGTAGCTTTAGAAGCAGTCGAAGTAGAAGGTAATATCGTTAAAGTTATCGCAATTCCGAATAAATTGGTAAACATTGTTGTGAAATAA
- a CDS encoding helix-turn-helix domain-containing protein: MEIEKIKELYRNVEEAELNQRERTLIALLSEQNTDFSSLPLGRFRILQFAVADFSELVENIKFILPDVIQENTEKQFVIEEYTGNNLSKSELADSLKVLSQDMGEKLHYYIGSFSSKEELEQVYQEEKQFFQQKASFSESILAQGLHHVESLLLNNVRQELLQSPEDKALVRALYTTYGNQAAAAKLLYVHRNTLLNKVKKYEQKYGLQLVGSDLVLAFGLIGHE; encoded by the coding sequence ATGGAAATAGAAAAGATAAAAGAACTTTACCGCAACGTGGAAGAAGCAGAGCTTAATCAACGGGAGCGCACTTTAATAGCCTTACTTTCAGAGCAGAATACTGACTTTTCGTCTTTACCCCTAGGACGTTTTCGTATCTTGCAATTTGCTGTGGCGGATTTTTCAGAACTTGTAGAAAATATAAAATTTATCTTGCCTGATGTCATACAAGAAAATACTGAAAAACAGTTCGTTATTGAAGAATATACCGGCAATAATCTGAGTAAATCAGAGCTTGCAGATAGTCTAAAAGTCTTGTCTCAAGATATGGGTGAGAAACTGCACTATTACATTGGAAGCTTTTCTTCCAAAGAAGAGCTCGAGCAAGTCTATCAAGAAGAAAAACAGTTTTTTCAGCAAAAAGCAAGCTTTAGTGAATCTATTCTGGCTCAGGGTCTCCATCATGTCGAGAGTTTATTATTGAATAACGTCAGACAAGAACTTCTGCAAAGTCCTGAAGACAAGGCGTTAGTACGTGCCCTTTACACGACATACGGCAACCAAGCAGCTGCAGCAAAGCTGCTCTATGTTCATCGGAACACCTTACTCAATAAAGTAAAAAAATATGAGCAGAAATATGGCTTACAACTTGTAGGCAGTGACTTAGTTTTAGCATTTGGTCTAATTGGTCATGAATAA
- a CDS encoding YibE/F family protein, with amino-acid sequence MNSLIVLFIILTVLLILVSGLEGIRNLVGLALNFILIFAMITLLSWGMNTFILLSVVSVLILAIAIYMSSDDNMVTNISFKTSLIVVFSLLVLAILVQHIGNLQGFAIEDTEELEELSLAIGLNFSKVAIVVMVISMLGAVAEAAMALVASLSEVVEQDEQMTLLQFKEQRFIISQQILGTAVNTLFFGLLGSSLSLILWFVRLHYSLAEIINSKLLMADMASMLLGMLGILFAIWLSGYFVEKAFEKNGK; translated from the coding sequence ATGAATAGTTTAATTGTTCTCTTTATTATTTTGACTGTCTTACTGATTTTAGTTTCAGGACTTGAAGGGATAAGAAATCTCGTCGGCCTTGCGCTTAATTTCATTTTGATTTTTGCAATGATAACCTTGCTTTCTTGGGGAATGAACACATTTATTCTCTTAAGTGTTGTTTCAGTGCTCATCCTGGCAATCGCCATATATATGTCTTCCGATGATAATATGGTAACAAACATTTCCTTTAAAACAAGTCTCATTGTTGTCTTTTCACTTCTCGTTTTGGCCATTCTTGTACAGCATATCGGTAACCTACAAGGTTTTGCAATCGAAGATACAGAGGAGTTAGAGGAATTATCCCTTGCAATAGGATTGAACTTTTCTAAAGTTGCAATTGTGGTCATGGTTATTTCAATGTTGGGTGCAGTGGCAGAAGCAGCCATGGCTTTAGTTGCCAGTTTATCTGAAGTTGTAGAACAAGATGAACAGATGACATTGCTGCAGTTTAAGGAACAACGCTTTATAATTTCACAGCAAATTCTAGGAACTGCTGTGAATACCCTCTTTTTTGGTTTATTAGGCTCATCATTAAGCCTTATTCTTTGGTTTGTTCGGCTTCATTATAGCTTGGCTGAGATAATAAACTCAAAATTGCTCATGGCGGATATGGCATCCATGCTTTTAGGAATGCTAGGAATTCTATTTGCTATTTGGCTCTCGGGATATTTTGTTGAAAAAGCATTTGAAAAAAATGGAAAGTGA
- a CDS encoding Cof-type HAD-IIB family hydrolase, with translation MTNDVKLIALDLDGTLLNSAKEISAPNIEAIQEARQKGVEVVLTTGRPLAAIQPFLKTLKMLDFDDFSITFNGGLVQRNTGEILSKKVLSYDDVRLIKQETQALEIPCDVLSDDIVYVTESARQSQYGFINSLLEFHPVKFEELAPDAIYNKIVSCTDAAFLDAQIPKFPKTLFDQFEIFKTRDILLEFMPKGINKAFGLSKLIEQLDITPENVMAMGDEENDLSMISWAGYGVAMGNAVPTVKKEANIISSFTNDQHAVAEVIQEYVL, from the coding sequence ATGACAAATGATGTAAAATTGATCGCTTTAGATCTTGATGGAACACTGCTGAACAGTGCAAAGGAGATTTCTGCTCCAAATATTGAAGCAATCCAAGAAGCACGTCAGAAAGGTGTAGAAGTAGTTTTGACGACAGGACGCCCTTTAGCAGCAATTCAACCTTTTTTGAAAACACTGAAGATGTTGGATTTCGATGACTTTAGCATTACTTTTAATGGCGGCTTAGTGCAACGTAATACAGGGGAAATCCTTTCAAAGAAAGTGTTGAGCTATGATGATGTTCGCCTCATCAAGCAGGAAACACAGGCTCTGGAAATCCCTTGCGATGTTTTGAGTGATGACATTGTCTATGTCACTGAGAGTGCAAGACAATCCCAATACGGTTTTATCAACAGCCTTTTGGAATTTCATCCTGTAAAATTTGAAGAGCTTGCTCCAGATGCAATTTATAATAAAATTGTTTCTTGTACAGATGCAGCTTTTCTGGATGCACAGATTCCTAAGTTTCCCAAAACATTATTTGACCAGTTTGAAATTTTTAAAACACGTGATATTTTGTTAGAATTCATGCCTAAAGGTATAAATAAGGCCTTTGGTTTATCAAAACTTATTGAGCAATTGGATATCACACCGGAAAATGTAATGGCCATGGGTGATGAAGAAAATGATTTAAGCATGATTTCATGGGCTGGTTATGGTGTTGCAATGGGGAATGCTGTACCGACAGTGAAGAAGGAAGCCAATATCATTTCAAGCTTTACGAATGATCAACACGCAGTTGCAGAAGTCATTCAAGAGTATGTTTTGTAG